A genomic region of Venturia canescens isolate UGA chromosome 9, ASM1945775v1, whole genome shotgun sequence contains the following coding sequences:
- the LOC122416519 gene encoding rRNA-processing protein UTP23 homolog encodes MKISRLKKVQKNLGFYVNNYKFREPYQVLIDGTFSFAALENKFSIQEQLPKYFQAETKLLTTQCVILETEKLGPKVYGAMLIVKQFAVHRCGHEKNPTSGTKCLLSMIGKDNPSRYLIATQDRELQDRLRSIPGVPLLYLHGKAPTLDPPSHTSRNHAGELLKRIFMNSTQEETIKSLKQISGLATETETKPKKKRKKGGPNPLSVKKKQKKVPEKGIAQKKTSGKVRKRKKVKISSHVKEALKMSQK; translated from the exons ATGAAGATTTCGAGATTAAAAAAGGTCCAAAAAAACTTAGGTTTTTatgtaaataattataaatttcgTGAGCCTTATCAAGTGCTTATAGACGGAACATTTTCATTTGCCGCTCTTGAA AATAAATTCAGTATACAAGAACAATtaccaaaatattttcaagctgAGACAAAACTGTTAACAACCCAATGCGTTATACttgaaactgaaaaattgGGACCCAAAGTCTATGGGGCCATGCTCATAGTTAAGCAATTCGCAGTGCATCGATGcggacatgaaaaaaatccaactTCTGGAACAAAATGTTTACTCTCCATGATAGGAAAAGACAATCCTTCAAG ATATCTTATAGCAACCCAAGATCGCGAGTTACAAGATCGGTTGAGATCAATACCAGGGGTTCCCTTGTTGTATTTACACGGCAAAGCCCCAACGTTAGATCCACCATCGCATACAAGCAGAAATCATGCAGGTGAACTGTTGAAgagaatatttatgaattcgaCGCAGGAAGAGACAATTAAATCATTGAAACAAATATCTGGTTTGGCAACGGAGACGGAGACAAAACCtaagaaaaagcgaaaaaagggTGGACCGAATCCTTTGAGTGTaaagaagaaacagaagaaagtACCGGAGAAGGGTATAGCTCAGAAAAAAACCTCTGGCAaagtacgaaaaagaaaaaaggtgaAAATATCGAGTCATGTAAAGGAAGCACTAAAAATGTCACAAAAGTAA
- the Ge-1 gene encoding enhancer of mRNA-decapping protein 4 — protein MIKAGEENLRVFPQSVKFSGQDDENSVELVSKNVTIIPSAGGNDHGSSKVKFKSIVDFAWEFQFYAGQLLAVHMSGKYLAYGIKAGSGAGVVRVVYKEREQRALLRGMRGTIQDLAFARVSGAVLACIDYLGCLFVHTIDSTPTNLVCTLILQVETEEVSPTIHRVIWCPYIPEDEVSEGDDVSKFLLVTRGSKAELWSVDNVSSVLGPEPIKLTDPLVSNCGGMTEICQHSGAIVEAILSPDGTAIATASLDGEIKFFQVIIHGNAFQQPSCLHEWRPHEGRPISSMFFLDDHKNYQPDAQFWRFAITGCDNNSELKVWSCEKWVCLQTIRFDPSPISGKIPVLKAGLDLSASFLLLSDICNKGLYILYLSKDSDDGIACVSTISEFLLPYPILSFGIVDAGLRKVRPTGESLEDLCPCEDENEDQFVIRMYLVQPKSLQECHIAFRPIHQMANNCLMDTLTHDSLDYNEDLQQHIRHDDQNGIAVENGEEEEEERSVTIEGATNVNGALNLMTPDAFSSPAKKENSESNRASPELGTVLSASPSLAQAVQALNATEPPLATSELEQAPPSGGSSTSREVREILFLAGLEEEGKEEEVLDWSDIPIVSLMDVGARALQDFVFPEDEAKKETPRAELKGEEWSEVPRENWTEVPYAWRRDHPPASKSGRESEEFPEKEGKTNAPGSIAKEENDAADIIANEEDEEDDEVEVPETRVVPDHNIAQLSQKLESILETMQEQRQELRELRAEVTRLRQDTPIATRVESALARASQQQLASMEQTLYARIARQNDFLDELQTNITNKIETALPQVVSDVVEPLKAHLRTDVSRIDALVRDNLTQLIGGPHIRDTVALAATNAAKPALENAFKEAFANVLLSRMEKACQSMFRQVQDAFARGTHEYLQNVETLLDKQCQQRNEQQNEASLQLLTSTSNLVREDLRNEMMKTFATFQDETVRNIRECVRDNLNQQLIDIAGARSRATTPCISVPAVADTQSRVLSLIQRGQLNAAFQQALSASDLGLVVLVCEKTEPARVFSSSVGPQGQGQRCLLQQPVILSLVQQLSADLGHRTELKHRWLEEAILNLDTNDPVTREHMGTVLLTLQSQLAAFVAANPNHRSTKRMKMLGMAARALLNPHP, from the exons ATGATCAAAGCCGGGGAAGAAAACCTTAGGGTTTTTCCGCAATCTGT AAAATTCAGTGGACAAGATGACGAAAACTCGGTTGAACTCGTCAGCAAAAATGTTACGATTATTCCCTCTGCTGGTGGGAATGATCATGGCAGCTCGAAAGTGAAGTTCAAAAGTATTGTTGACTTTGCTTGGGAATTTCAATTCTATGCGGGTCAACTGTTGGCAGTTCATATGTCCGGCAAATACTTGGCTTATGGCATCAAAG CTGGAAGCGGTGCAGGTGTTGTACGCGTGGTATACAAAGAACGAGAGCAAAGAGCGCTTCTTAGAGGAATGCGCGGCACGATACAAGATCTCGCGTTCGCTCGAGTTTCTGGGGCTGTGTTGGCATGCATAGATTATTTAGGATGTTTGTTTGTCCACACAATCGATTCCACGCCCACCAATCTAGTATGTACACTGATACTGCAAGTGGAGACGGAAGAAGTTTCACCAACAATCCACAGAGTCATCTGGTGTCCGTACATACCTGAGGACGAAGTCAGCGAGGGTGACGACGTCTCCAAATTTCTACTCGTTACAAGAGGCTCTAAAGCTGAACTTTGGTCAGTTGATAACGTTTCGAGCGTGCTAGGACCGGAACCCATCAAG tTGACAGATCCGTTGGTGAGTAATTGCGGAGGTATGACAGAAATTTGTCAACACTCTGGAGCGATAGTAGAAGCAATTCTCAGTCCTGACGGCACAGCAATAGCCACGGCTAGTCTTGACggtgaaataaaattcttccaaGTGATAATCCATGGTAATGCGTTTCAACAACCGAGTTGTTTGCATGAATGGCGACCTCACGAGGGCAGACCTATATCATCCATGTTCTTCCTCGATGACCACAAAAACTATCAACCGGA TGCTCAATTTTGGCGATTCGCAATAACAGGCTGTGACAATAATTCTGAATTGAAAGTTTGGTCGTGTGAAAAATGGGTTTGCCTGCAAACGATACGATTCGATCCATCGCCAATAAGTGGGAAAATACCGGTACTGAAAGCTGGTTTGGATTTGAGCGCAAGTTTTTTGCTTCTGTCGGACATATGTAACAAAGGCTTGTACATATTGTATTTGTCAAAGGACAGTGATGATGGGATAGCTTGTGTGAGTACAATATCGGAATTTTTATTGCCATATCCGATATTGAGTTTTGGAATAGTCGATGCCGGTTTGAGGAAAGTTCGTCCGACTGGAGAGTCATTGGAAGATCTATGTCCTTgcgaagacgagaacgaggaTCAATTCGTCATAAGAATGTACCTCGTACAACCGAAATCTCTGCAAGAATGTCACATCGCATTTCGGCCGATTCATCAAATGGCGAATAATTGTTTAATGGACACATTGACACACGATTCTCTCGATTATAACGAGGACTTGCAACAACACATTAGACACGACGATCAAAATGGAATTGCGGTGGAAAAtggcgaagaagaagaagaagaacgcTCGGTCACTATCGAAGGAGCGACAAACGTCAACGGCGCTTTGAATCTTATGACGCCTGATGCCTTCAGTTCACCAgctaaaaaagaaaacagtG aatctAATCGAGCGAGTCCGGAACTCGGTACGGTGCTATCGGCGAGTCCGTCGTTGGCACAGGCAGTACAAGCTCTCAATGCAACGGAACCGCCTTTGGCAACGAGTGAACTGGAGCAAGCACCACCGAGCGGTGGCAGCAGCACATCTCGAGAAGTGCGTGAAATTTTGTTCCTCGCTGGATTGGAGGAAGAgggaaaagaggaagaagtaTTGGATTGGAGCGATATTCCGATAGTTTCATTGATGGATGTTGGCGCACGAGCTTTGCAAGATTTCGTATTTCCGGAGGACGAAGCGAAAAAAGAAACTCCACGAGCGGAATTGAAAGGTGAAGAGTGGTCGGAAGTGCCACGTGAAAATTGGACGGAAGTTCCGTACGCGTGGAGACGAGATCATCCTCCTGCGTCAAAATCAGGCCGCGAATCGGAGGAATTCCCAGAAAAGgagggaaaaacgaatgccccGGGAAGTATCGCGAAGGAAGAAAATGATGCAGCGGACATAATAGCCAACGAGGAAGACGAGGAAGACGACGAAGTCGAAGTTCCGGAAACTCGTGTCGTTCCTGACCATAACATCGCTCAATTGAGCCAAAAGTTGGAGAGCATTCTAGAAACGATGCAAGAACAACGACAAGAACTTCGGGAACTTCGTGCTGAAGTAACCAGGCTGCGACAAGATACTCCTATCGCTACAAGAGTCGAATCTGCTCTTGCTCGCGCCTCTCAACAACAATTGGCTTCCATGGAGCAAACTCTCTACGCCCGCATTGCAAGACAGAACGATTTTCTTGACGAACTCCAAACCAACATTACCAATAAAATCGAAACTGCTCTACCGCAAGTCGTCAGCGATGTTGTTGAACCGTTGAAAGCCCATTTAAGGACTGACGTCTCCAGAATCGACGCTCTCGTCAGAGACAACTTGACACAACTCATAGGAGGCCCTCATATTAGAGACACTGTCGCTCTTGCCGCTACCAACGCTGCCAAACCCGCTCTTGAAAATGCCTTCAAAGAAGCTTTTGCCAATGTTTTACTCTCCAGAATGGAAAAAGCATGTCAATCCATGTTTCGGCAGGTTCAAGACGCTTTCGCGAGAGGTACACACGAAT ATTTACAAAACGTTGAAACGTTGTTGGATAAACAATGTCAACAGCGAAACGAACAACAAAATGAAGCTTCTCTTCAACTTTTGACCAGTACTTCGAATCTCGTTCGAGAGGATTTAcgaaacgaaatgatgaaaacttTCGCCACTTTTCAAGACGAGACTGTGAGGAATATCCGCGAATGCGTCAGAGATAATCTTAACCAACAATTGATCGACATAGCTGGAGCTCG GTCTCGTGCGACAACGCCCTGCATTTCTGTGCCTGCAGTAGCGGATACTCAATCTCGAGTACTTTCTTTAATTCAACGTGGCCAACTGAACGCGGCTTTTCAGCAGGCGTTGAGCGCAAGCGATTTAGGACTCGTCGTGCTGGTTTGCGAGAAGACTGAACCGGCTCGAGTATTTTCTAGCTCTGTAGGGCCACAGGGTCAAGGACAACGTTGTTTGCTGCAACAGCCAGTTATTTTGTCGCTCGTGCAACAACTTTCTGCTGATTTAGGGCACCGCACAGAGCTCAAGCACAG GTGGCTTGAAGAGGCGATACTGAATTTGGACACGAACGATCCAGTGACACGGGAGCATATGGGAACTGTATTATTAACGTTGCAGTCCCAACTCGCGGCATTTGTTGCGGCGAATCCAAACCATCGTTCTACAAAACGCATGAAAATGTTGGGAATGGCGGCTCGTGCTTTACTAAATCCGCATCCTTGA